One Terriglobia bacterium DNA segment encodes these proteins:
- a CDS encoding polysaccharide biosynthesis tyrosine autokinase, whose product MGPSSKPDVPVGIREVHLRDYWKIVWQGRWTVLAAFALVVAVAAGWSFLRTPIYRAIAVVEVQPQARRVGPGQDVSGLGVSSYGWFAEERYQNTQIEIIKSRVVGEHAFAALGLKNDPDFKDLKDPIGAFIGRMKVDPRRETGLIEISIEGPDREEIARWANAIADAYVDRNLERARENTRSAVDAIKKLMEPLKADLSKAEQERFKVLEDTAIYSPENQKEIVKNKLSKLSEALSVVEVKLGNLRSVLSKIQEIQQNDGSPIGLPDLAQDSEIQDLNRQKVQLERDLESAKVTYRPGHPVYQEKVSQLQKVQARLRERVSLLLGKYQTEYDLAASNEVYLKDEIRKAEEASYRFGVATSKYDVVNTDAQTRKQIYDSINKTLNEVAVGADLLANNVSVLDHAIPPLSPVKPQKRLNLALGGMMGLFLGLALVFFLDYLDNTFRSPEDVERFLHLSTLAVVPKFTEDDAFASNAVKEAYQTLRTGLIFLSRNRERRVVLITSSGPREGKSSTVANLARALASAGDRVVVVDCDLRRPTQHVHLKLERDNGLSNYLAAAKGMDDWRPYVKTVGPSSLHAITCGPIPPNPPELLGSERFAALLRDLRESYDWILLDSPPAMSLADAVLLSSISDLVVLVIQHSEADRDLVSRSVAQFRKVGANLAGVILNNVDIDRAYKKDYYYAGYYYYGSDGRKKRGKRVAAAPTAPAGTGTSA is encoded by the coding sequence ATGGGTCCGAGCAGCAAGCCAGACGTCCCGGTAGGGATTCGAGAGGTTCATCTTCGGGACTACTGGAAGATCGTCTGGCAGGGGCGGTGGACGGTCCTGGCCGCCTTCGCGCTCGTCGTCGCGGTTGCGGCAGGGTGGTCGTTCCTGCGCACGCCGATCTACCGCGCGATCGCCGTGGTGGAGGTCCAGCCGCAGGCGAGGCGCGTCGGTCCCGGCCAGGACGTCTCGGGGCTCGGCGTATCGAGCTACGGCTGGTTCGCGGAGGAGCGCTACCAGAACACCCAGATCGAGATCATCAAGAGCCGCGTCGTGGGCGAGCACGCCTTCGCGGCGCTGGGACTCAAGAACGATCCCGATTTCAAGGATCTCAAAGACCCGATCGGCGCGTTCATCGGCAGGATGAAGGTCGATCCTCGGCGGGAAACCGGCCTCATCGAGATCAGCATCGAGGGGCCCGATCGGGAGGAGATCGCCCGCTGGGCCAACGCCATCGCAGACGCCTACGTCGATCGGAACCTCGAGAGGGCTCGTGAGAACACCAGGAGCGCGGTGGATGCGATCAAGAAGCTGATGGAGCCCCTCAAGGCGGATCTCAGCAAGGCGGAGCAGGAGCGGTTCAAGGTCTTGGAGGATACCGCGATCTACAGCCCGGAGAATCAGAAGGAGATCGTCAAGAACAAGCTCTCGAAGCTCAGCGAGGCCTTGTCGGTGGTCGAGGTGAAGCTCGGGAATCTGCGGTCGGTCCTCTCCAAGATCCAGGAGATCCAGCAGAACGACGGCAGCCCCATCGGCCTTCCGGATCTCGCTCAGGACTCCGAGATCCAGGATCTGAACCGCCAGAAGGTCCAGCTCGAGAGGGACCTCGAGAGCGCGAAGGTCACCTACCGGCCCGGCCATCCGGTGTATCAGGAGAAGGTATCGCAGCTCCAGAAGGTCCAAGCCCGGCTCCGCGAGCGGGTCTCCCTCCTGCTCGGCAAGTACCAGACGGAATACGATCTCGCCGCCAGCAACGAGGTGTATCTCAAGGACGAGATCCGGAAGGCCGAGGAGGCGTCCTACCGGTTCGGGGTGGCCACTTCCAAGTACGACGTGGTCAACACCGACGCCCAAACCCGGAAACAAATCTACGACAGCATCAACAAGACCCTGAACGAGGTAGCGGTCGGCGCGGACCTACTGGCGAACAACGTCTCGGTGCTCGACCACGCGATTCCTCCGCTGAGCCCCGTGAAGCCGCAGAAACGGCTGAATCTGGCGCTCGGCGGGATGATGGGGTTGTTCCTCGGCCTGGCGCTGGTCTTCTTCCTCGATTACCTCGACAACACGTTCCGAAGCCCCGAGGACGTCGAGCGCTTCCTCCACCTGAGCACCCTGGCGGTGGTTCCCAAGTTCACGGAGGACGATGCGTTCGCCTCCAACGCGGTCAAGGAAGCGTACCAGACCCTGAGGACCGGCCTGATCTTCCTGAGCAGGAACCGCGAGCGCCGCGTCGTCCTGATCACGAGCAGCGGGCCCCGGGAGGGGAAGTCGTCGACCGTCGCGAACCTCGCGCGGGCGCTCGCGAGCGCCGGAGATCGTGTGGTGGTGGTCGACTGCGACCTCAGGCGGCCCACCCAGCACGTGCACCTCAAGCTCGAGCGGGACAACGGGCTCTCCAACTACCTCGCCGCGGCGAAGGGGATGGACGACTGGCGGCCCTACGTGAAGACGGTGGGTCCCTCGTCCCTTCACGCGATCACGTGCGGCCCGATCCCACCGAATCCGCCGGAGCTGCTGGGAAGCGAGCGGTTCGCCGCGCTCCTCCGCGATCTCCGCGAGTCCTACGACTGGATCCTCCTCGACTCGCCGCCGGCCATGTCCCTCGCCGACGCGGTGCTGCTCTCATCGATCTCCGACCTGGTGGTCCTCGTGATCCAGCACAGCGAGGCCGACCGGGATCTCGTGAGCCGGAGCGTCGCCCAGTTCCGGAAGGTGGGCGCGAATCTCGCCGGAGTGATCCTCAACAACGTGGATATCGATCGCGCCTACAAGAAGGACTACTACTACGCCGGGTACTACTACTACGGCTCCGATGGGCGGAAGAAGCGCGGCAAGCGGGTCGCCGCGGCGCCGACCGCTCCGGCGGGGACCGGCACGAGCGCCTAG
- a CDS encoding glycosyltransferase family 2 protein: protein MEPFISVVVPLLDEEPYIERLARSLLDQDYPEDRSEILMADGGSSDRTLEILRSVDREGRIRVLENPRRTAPAALNVLLAATCGEVITRVDAHSYVAPDYLRTIARVMEESGESVVGGPVRMEADTPFRRALVEALYSRIGVGSVPYRTLRTRAYVESLQTGSFRREVFEKVGPFDESLAVVEDLDMNTRIREAGYRLLLDPSIRFYYYPRPDLASLCRQIVMVGRVKARILRKHPAIFKLKYVLPSAFVLALAASVAAIAARPLGAPRLAAAAGAGFLAVYGAIVAGFAAVKSVKLGTEAVRLLAILPALHIGYGLGFLRGAIEAAILRGGGPAAS from the coding sequence GTGGAGCCCTTCATCTCCGTCGTGGTCCCGCTCCTCGACGAGGAGCCCTACATCGAGCGACTCGCGCGGTCGCTGCTCGATCAGGATTATCCGGAGGACCGGTCGGAGATCCTCATGGCCGACGGCGGCTCCTCGGACCGAACGCTCGAGATCCTCCGCAGCGTCGACCGGGAGGGGAGGATCCGCGTCCTCGAGAACCCTCGCCGCACCGCTCCCGCCGCGCTCAACGTCCTTCTGGCCGCCACCTGCGGCGAGGTGATCACCCGGGTGGACGCGCACTCGTACGTGGCACCCGATTACCTCCGGACGATCGCGAGGGTGATGGAGGAGAGCGGAGAGTCCGTGGTGGGCGGACCGGTCCGGATGGAGGCGGACACGCCGTTCAGGCGCGCCCTCGTCGAGGCGCTGTACTCGAGGATCGGGGTCGGCTCGGTTCCGTACCGCACGCTCAGAACCCGCGCCTACGTCGAGTCGCTCCAAACCGGCTCGTTCCGCCGAGAGGTCTTCGAGAAGGTCGGGCCGTTCGACGAGTCGCTGGCCGTGGTCGAGGACCTGGACATGAACACGCGCATCCGCGAGGCGGGATACCGCCTGCTCCTCGACCCTTCGATCCGGTTCTACTACTATCCGCGCCCCGACCTCGCGTCCCTGTGCAGGCAGATCGTCATGGTGGGACGCGTGAAGGCGCGGATCCTGCGCAAGCACCCGGCGATCTTCAAGCTCAAGTACGTGCTTCCCAGCGCGTTCGTGTTGGCCCTCGCGGCGTCGGTCGCGGCGATCGCCGCGCGGCCGCTCGGCGCGCCGCGGCTCGCCGCCGCCGCCGGCGCCGGGTTCCTCGCGGTCTATGGCGCGATCGTCGCCGGTTTCGCCGCCGTGAAGTCGGTCAAGCTCGGGACGGAGGCGGTCCGTCTCCTGGCGATCCTGCCGGCGCTGCACATCGGCTACGGCCTCGGTTTCCTAAGGGGCGCGATCGAGGCGGCGATCCTCCGCGGCGGCGGGCCGGCCGCCTCATGA
- a CDS encoding undecaprenyl/decaprenyl-phosphate alpha-N-acetylglucosaminyl 1-phosphate transferase, producing MYGVGLRTLLIAAIVSFGLTPVVIRLGRRFGALDKPGPRKVHKQPIPRIGGVAIFAGFMAAIVYAGFASGYLASGAHPRLGYWITLGTAAAGVFLLGLVDDLVGVAFQWKFLFQIAAAVAVWIGGFRIGILSHPLAAQSLNVGILSLPLTVLWIVGVTNAINLIDGLDGLAAGTALITTIAVAAVALKMGQPGVVGVSVALVGSLLGFLWFNFNPARVFLGDSGSTFLGFVLSVASIHGSQKGPTAVAVFAPLLVLGLPILDTSLAIARRLYRVGSEGLRSDEGLAYIWRNAHRVFLPDRLHLHHRLLDIGMSHRGAVISLYAVVAVLALAALAIVVVNSLWLALLLLAVLAVSMSVLVALVVRRNRGGPRGGDRRPVLASELSSAGAPRIVGEG from the coding sequence ATGTACGGCGTTGGGCTCAGGACGCTCCTCATCGCGGCCATCGTGTCGTTCGGACTGACGCCCGTCGTGATCCGTCTGGGCCGACGGTTCGGAGCGCTAGATAAGCCCGGGCCCCGAAAGGTGCACAAGCAGCCGATCCCCCGCATCGGCGGTGTCGCTATTTTCGCGGGGTTCATGGCGGCGATCGTCTACGCCGGGTTCGCGTCGGGGTATCTCGCCAGCGGCGCCCATCCAAGGCTCGGCTACTGGATCACTCTGGGAACAGCCGCCGCCGGAGTATTTCTTCTCGGTTTGGTAGACGACCTCGTCGGCGTTGCGTTCCAATGGAAGTTCCTATTCCAGATCGCGGCGGCGGTGGCGGTGTGGATCGGCGGCTTCCGGATCGGGATCCTGTCGCATCCGCTCGCGGCCCAATCGTTGAACGTGGGCATCTTGTCGCTTCCCTTGACGGTACTGTGGATCGTCGGTGTCACCAACGCGATCAATCTCATCGACGGGCTCGACGGTCTTGCGGCTGGAACCGCGCTCATCACGACCATCGCGGTCGCGGCGGTGGCACTTAAGATGGGGCAGCCGGGTGTCGTGGGCGTCAGCGTCGCGCTCGTGGGGAGCCTGCTCGGTTTCCTGTGGTTCAACTTCAATCCGGCTCGCGTCTTCCTCGGAGACAGCGGGAGCACGTTCCTGGGATTTGTTCTCTCGGTCGCGTCCATCCACGGAAGCCAGAAGGGGCCCACCGCAGTCGCGGTCTTCGCGCCCCTTCTCGTGCTCGGCCTGCCCATTCTTGACACCAGCCTGGCGATCGCGCGCCGGCTATACCGCGTCGGTTCCGAGGGCCTCCGGTCCGATGAAGGACTCGCGTACATCTGGCGAAACGCGCACCGGGTCTTTCTCCCCGACCGGCTTCACCTCCACCACCGGCTCCTGGACATCGGGATGAGCCATCGCGGGGCGGTGATCTCGCTCTACGCCGTGGTCGCCGTACTGGCTCTCGCGGCGCTCGCGATCGTCGTCGTCAACAGTCTCTGGCTCGCACTCCTCTTGCTGGCGGTCCTCGCGGTTTCGATGTCCGTTCTTGTCGCCTTGGTCGTCAGAAGGAACCGCGGCGGCCCGCGCGGCGGGGACCGGCGGCCGGTGCTGGCTTCGGAGCTCTCGTCCGCAGGCGCCCCCCGGATCGTCGGCGAAGGATGA
- a CDS encoding FkbM family methyltransferase, with translation MKAIQKVLNNVLSTRTISVLGPALYGRYLARFLVMLPRIARSGDLRPLDRVMGSRARQFRYRGSRFTFDCPFCDDQVPEDTFAFGIAREIYVRDCYFKWQPPWVYEQARNVMDLGANRGALSSLMTTRADRIVAVECQDKYAPVIRHNLGENGFARYAVEIGFVGAGGMFAEKRGNRFTIRELRSRHGMGTVDFLKIDIEGSEFPLFDETDWLTDVRAVSMEVHSSYGDPSPVLGALVRAGFSTVIADEDLRRIHDAGRANYIYAWKP, from the coding sequence ATGAAAGCCATTCAGAAAGTCCTCAACAACGTCTTGTCGACCAGGACGATCTCCGTCCTCGGTCCGGCCCTCTACGGGCGTTATCTGGCCCGGTTTCTGGTCATGCTCCCGCGGATCGCGCGCAGCGGCGACTTGCGTCCACTGGACCGGGTCATGGGAAGCCGGGCGCGGCAATTCCGTTATCGCGGGTCGCGGTTCACATTCGACTGCCCGTTCTGCGACGATCAGGTCCCGGAGGACACCTTCGCCTTCGGAATCGCCCGCGAGATTTACGTCCGTGACTGCTATTTCAAGTGGCAACCTCCGTGGGTCTACGAGCAGGCAAGGAACGTGATGGACCTCGGCGCAAATCGGGGCGCCTTGTCGTCGCTGATGACCACCCGGGCGGACCGGATCGTCGCCGTTGAATGCCAGGACAAGTACGCGCCCGTGATCAGGCACAACCTGGGCGAGAATGGGTTCGCACGCTACGCCGTGGAGATTGGTTTCGTGGGCGCGGGCGGCATGTTCGCCGAGAAGCGCGGGAACCGGTTCACGATCCGTGAGCTACGCAGCCGCCATGGGATGGGCACGGTAGATTTTCTGAAAATAGACATCGAAGGGAGCGAGTTCCCGCTCTTCGATGAAACGGACTGGCTCACCGACGTGCGGGCGGTCTCCATGGAAGTGCACTCATCGTACGGCGATCCATCGCCCGTCCTCGGCGCGCTCGTCCGTGCGGGGTTCAGCACCGTCATCGCGGACGAGGACCTGCGGCGCATTCACGACGCCGGCCGGGCGAACTACATCTATGCCTGGAAGCCCTAA
- the lpxB gene encoding lipid-A-disaccharide synthase, with protein MTRPLRIMISAGEASGDRLGAGLARALRRLAPGVELLGMGGDEMASSGVRIVQHLSEVSVVGIVEVLKHLPALRRAMARLTEAIERERPDLVVPVDFPDFNLRLAGRASRAGLPVVYFVSPSVWAWRRGRLRAIRARIRRMLVLFPFEARFYEDAGVPVTFVGHPAVEAAAAAKGSREEILVRAGLDPGARILALLPGSRPGEVDRLFPVMLEAAALLLRDRRDLRVVVPRAATVPRESLEAFARVAGLDGVRIHDGDYPAILSACAAGAVASGTATLEAALAGLPMVVVYRLNPATYLLARLLVRVPHIALPNLVLGRGVVPELIQGRCTAEAIAEALRRYLEDPAFSARARSALRDVRDRLGLPGVFDRAAAAALAEVRADRSGATDRAKPARRFGSES; from the coding sequence ATGACGCGGCCCCTCAGGATCATGATCTCCGCCGGCGAGGCGTCGGGAGATCGTCTGGGCGCGGGGCTCGCCCGCGCCTTGCGGCGCCTCGCTCCCGGAGTCGAGCTCCTCGGGATGGGCGGCGATGAGATGGCCTCGTCCGGGGTCCGGATCGTTCAGCACCTCTCCGAGGTTTCGGTGGTCGGCATCGTGGAGGTGCTGAAGCACCTCCCCGCCCTTCGCAGGGCGATGGCCCGCCTCACGGAAGCGATCGAGCGGGAGCGGCCGGACCTGGTCGTTCCGGTGGACTTTCCCGACTTCAACCTCCGCCTCGCGGGGCGCGCCTCCCGCGCGGGGCTCCCGGTCGTGTACTTCGTGAGCCCGTCGGTCTGGGCCTGGCGACGGGGGCGGCTGCGGGCGATCCGGGCGAGGATCCGGAGGATGCTCGTGCTCTTCCCGTTCGAGGCCCGGTTCTACGAAGATGCGGGGGTCCCGGTGACGTTCGTCGGCCACCCGGCGGTGGAGGCGGCGGCGGCGGCGAAGGGGAGCCGGGAGGAGATCCTGGTGCGAGCGGGGCTCGACCCCGGCGCGCGGATCCTGGCCCTCCTTCCGGGCAGCCGCCCGGGCGAGGTCGATCGGCTGTTCCCCGTCATGCTCGAGGCGGCGGCGTTGCTCCTGAGGGACCGGAGGGACCTGAGGGTCGTGGTCCCGCGTGCCGCCACCGTCCCGCGCGAATCGCTCGAGGCCTTCGCGCGCGTCGCGGGGCTCGACGGCGTTCGAATCCACGACGGCGACTACCCGGCGATCCTTTCCGCTTGCGCCGCCGGGGCGGTGGCGTCGGGGACCGCGACGCTCGAGGCCGCGCTCGCGGGCCTTCCGATGGTGGTCGTGTACCGCCTGAACCCCGCCACGTACCTCCTGGCGCGCCTCCTGGTCCGCGTGCCGCACATCGCCCTCCCGAACCTCGTTCTGGGCCGGGGAGTCGTACCGGAACTGATTCAGGGACGCTGCACGGCTGAGGCGATCGCGGAGGCGTTGCGGCGATACCTCGAGGACCCCGCGTTCTCCGCTCGCGCCCGCTCGGCCCTCCGCGATGTTCGGGACCGGCTTGGGCTGCCGGGAGTGTTCGACCGCGCCGCCGCAGCGGCCCTCGCCGAGGTCCGGGCGGATCGAAGCGGCGCGACCGATCGGGCCAAACCCGCCCGCCGTTTCGGAAGTGAGAGCTGA
- a CDS encoding SDR family oxidoreductase has protein sequence MKLRILVTGAAGFLGSHLCDRLLREGFAVVAMDNLLTGSTDNIAHLGGNRDFLFIHHDVTDYIYLDGPVYAVLHFASPASPRDYAELPIQTLKVGSLGTHKALGLAKAKGARFLLASTSEVYGDPLIHPQPESYWGNVNPVGPRGVYDEAKRFAEAMTMAYHRTHGVDTKIARIFNTFGPRMRLEDGRAIPNFILQALRGAPITVYGDGRQTRSFCYVSDLIEGLYRLLQSDLHEPVNLGNPEEWTVLQMAEAVRDLMGSSAPIVHEPLPVDDPKVRQPNISLAKDRLGWRPVVGIREGVKTTIEDFRRRAAT, from the coding sequence ATGAAGCTCCGCATCCTGGTCACCGGCGCCGCCGGCTTTCTCGGCTCGCACCTCTGCGATCGGCTCCTGAGGGAGGGGTTCGCCGTGGTCGCCATGGACAACCTGCTCACGGGGTCGACCGACAACATCGCCCATCTCGGCGGGAATCGGGACTTCCTCTTCATCCACCACGACGTGACCGACTACATCTATCTCGACGGCCCGGTCTACGCGGTGCTGCACTTCGCGAGCCCGGCGAGCCCGCGCGACTACGCCGAGCTGCCGATCCAGACCCTGAAGGTCGGCTCCCTCGGGACGCACAAGGCGCTCGGGTTGGCGAAGGCCAAGGGGGCGCGGTTCCTGCTCGCCTCGACGTCGGAGGTGTACGGCGATCCCCTGATCCATCCGCAGCCCGAGAGCTACTGGGGCAACGTGAATCCGGTGGGCCCTCGGGGGGTCTACGACGAGGCGAAGCGGTTCGCCGAGGCCATGACCATGGCTTACCACCGCACCCACGGCGTGGACACGAAGATCGCCAGGATCTTCAACACGTTCGGCCCCAGGATGCGCCTCGAGGACGGGCGGGCCATTCCGAACTTCATCCTGCAGGCGCTCCGAGGCGCTCCGATCACGGTGTACGGCGACGGCCGCCAGACGCGGTCCTTCTGCTACGTCTCGGACCTGATCGAGGGGCTCTACCGGCTCCTCCAGTCCGACCTCCACGAGCCGGTGAACCTCGGCAACCCCGAGGAATGGACGGTGCTCCAGATGGCGGAGGCGGTTCGCGACCTGATGGGATCGTCGGCGCCGATCGTGCACGAGCCGCTGCCCGTCGACGATCCGAAGGTGCGCCAGCCGAACATCTCGCTGGCCAAGGACCGCCTGGGCTGGAGACCCGTGGTGGGGATCCGCGAGGGCGTGAAGACGACGATCGAGGACTTCCGGCGCCGCGCCGCGACCTAG
- a CDS encoding nucleotidyltransferase family protein: protein MSDRLEARLLLAILREDWDQADHHARASPPSPEPFLSLCRTCDVHPWVHALLDREGRFDIVGVKIRDGLLRLRRKCRVDNLLLLARLEQALDLLSSAGIVPVVLKGVDVIHRFGLEFDARTLDDVDLLVLPADFGGAVAALEAAGFEGPREEERIHWLRSSHEMPLRSPGPVPVSFEIHWGLGQKRRYRVPTPQLLGRAIPLVVAGRSALRLEDHDAAAHLLLHHVQHYFDRRLKWALDLGRIARTTGFDWREVAARLRSWGGSAAAGMAIRHLRRLFPGIVPAEALRLLPVGSGRRLLTAPLRSAYPLDYFVGTRRRGVQLAIAAALYEHPFRLPAYLLHRILRDRRAGDDSPESGFPGSRDGPGSG from the coding sequence ATGAGCGACCGTCTCGAGGCTCGCCTGCTCCTGGCGATCCTGCGGGAGGACTGGGACCAGGCGGACCACCACGCGCGGGCCAGCCCGCCTTCGCCCGAGCCGTTCCTCTCCCTCTGCCGTACGTGCGATGTCCATCCCTGGGTCCACGCGCTTCTGGATCGCGAGGGGCGTTTCGACATCGTGGGCGTTAAGATCCGGGACGGGCTCCTGAGGCTCCGACGCAAGTGCCGCGTCGACAACCTGCTCCTCCTCGCTCGCTTGGAGCAGGCGCTCGACCTCCTGTCCTCCGCGGGGATCGTGCCGGTGGTGCTCAAGGGGGTCGACGTCATCCACCGATTCGGACTCGAATTCGACGCGCGGACGCTGGACGACGTGGACCTCCTCGTGCTCCCGGCCGACTTCGGCGGGGCGGTCGCGGCGCTCGAGGCGGCGGGCTTTGAGGGCCCCCGCGAGGAGGAGCGGATCCACTGGCTGCGCAGCAGCCACGAGATGCCTCTCAGGAGTCCGGGCCCCGTGCCGGTCTCGTTCGAGATCCACTGGGGTCTGGGCCAGAAGCGCCGGTACCGCGTCCCGACACCTCAGCTGCTCGGCCGGGCGATTCCGCTCGTCGTCGCGGGTCGATCGGCGCTCCGTCTCGAGGATCACGACGCGGCGGCCCACCTCCTGCTCCACCACGTCCAGCACTATTTCGACCGCAGGCTCAAGTGGGCGCTCGATCTCGGCCGAATCGCGCGGACGACCGGCTTCGACTGGCGGGAGGTTGCGGCGCGGCTCCGATCCTGGGGAGGAAGCGCGGCGGCCGGCATGGCGATCCGCCACCTTCGAAGGCTCTTTCCGGGGATCGTTCCCGCAGAGGCGCTGCGCCTGCTCCCGGTGGGCTCGGGCCGGAGGCTCCTCACCGCGCCGCTGCGTTCCGCCTATCCTCTCGACTACTTCGTCGGAACGCGACGGCGGGGGGTCCAGCTGGCGATCGCGGCCGCCCTCTACGAGCACCCCTTCCGGCTTCCGGCGTACCTTCTCCACCGGATCTTGAGGGACCGCCGGGCCGGGGACGATTCACCCGAAAGCGGTTTCCCGGGCTCACGGGACGGGCCCGGCTCCGGTTAG
- a CDS encoding polysaccharide export protein, whose product MVLFLAAVSANPALGRVAAEVERSESGPAPAEQAELRVGLPEGSSAKVSVLLGEGGLVLDLPKGASYPLDFVAASGGLLRGAKVVSAPGDRIHLELMLAGGLCNAISYEPSAVVLTLRRRGSLAPQEDDATQAYRLGPEDKILVTITGRPELTQQLVVTGNGTVTAPLVGDVTASGLTVRELVERLTELLARDYLVDPQVEIQVLEYKSKWVMVTGNVRTPGRVALKGSSKLKDVVADAGGLSEDAGEEIVISRAPADGSSQPTTLTVQRESFERGEVDPPLSSGDIVNVKPALYVYLQGEVHTPGRVRVERGMTLLKAIALAGGLTEWANHKSVQILHEGSSTRPIVVNMKEVQNQVIEDPPMKGGEIVIVKRRFL is encoded by the coding sequence GTGGTCCTCTTTCTAGCGGCGGTGTCCGCGAATCCCGCTTTGGGTCGAGTGGCCGCCGAGGTGGAGCGGAGCGAGTCGGGACCGGCGCCCGCCGAGCAAGCTGAGCTTCGCGTGGGGCTTCCCGAAGGATCGTCCGCGAAAGTCTCCGTGTTGCTGGGCGAGGGCGGGCTCGTACTGGACCTTCCCAAGGGGGCGTCCTACCCGCTGGATTTCGTCGCGGCTTCCGGGGGCCTTCTCCGGGGGGCGAAGGTCGTCTCGGCGCCCGGGGACCGCATCCACTTGGAGTTGATGCTGGCGGGCGGCCTGTGCAACGCGATCTCCTACGAACCTTCCGCGGTCGTGCTGACGCTCCGGCGCCGCGGCTCTCTCGCTCCCCAAGAGGACGATGCCACCCAGGCGTACCGCCTCGGTCCGGAGGACAAGATCCTGGTGACCATCACCGGACGCCCGGAGCTGACGCAGCAGCTCGTCGTCACGGGGAACGGGACGGTCACCGCGCCTCTGGTGGGAGATGTCACCGCAAGCGGCCTCACGGTTCGTGAGCTGGTCGAGCGACTGACCGAGCTCCTGGCGCGGGACTACCTGGTGGATCCGCAGGTCGAGATCCAAGTGCTCGAGTACAAGAGCAAATGGGTCATGGTCACCGGAAACGTGCGTACGCCCGGCCGCGTGGCGCTCAAGGGATCCTCGAAGCTCAAGGACGTGGTGGCCGACGCCGGTGGGTTGTCGGAGGACGCCGGCGAGGAAATCGTGATCTCGCGCGCCCCCGCCGACGGGTCCAGTCAGCCGACCACGCTCACCGTCCAACGTGAGTCCTTCGAGCGCGGTGAGGTCGATCCTCCCCTGTCCAGTGGCGACATCGTCAACGTCAAGCCCGCGCTGTACGTCTACCTCCAGGGCGAAGTCCACACGCCGGGGCGCGTCCGGGTGGAGCGGGGGATGACCCTACTCAAGGCGATCGCGCTGGCGGGGGGGCTCACCGAGTGGGCCAACCACAAGTCCGTGCAGATTCTCCACGAGGGTAGCTCGACGCGCCCCATCGTGGTCAATATGAAGGAGGTCCAAAACCAAGTCATTGAGGATCCCCCGATGAAGGGTGGGGAGATCGTGATCGTGAAGCGCCGCTTTCTGTGA
- a CDS encoding lysophospholipid acyltransferase family protein — translation MNSMAERVSLAVVPWIGYAYIRLLHATMRLEFRGLEFLDEAREAPGQFILAFWHSRFVMMPYAYPGERITVLSSRHRDSEFLARILLRFGLDLSKGSSTRGGAAGLMEILRKVKRGYDVGMTPDGPKGPRRRVKAGVIAVARLSGLPIVPVTFSAARAGRLKSWDRTLLPRPFSRGVFLYGPPIRVSREAGDDEAEQKRLRLESELDRLTDALDVEFEIGVEEPRPPPTAP, via the coding sequence TTGAACTCCATGGCAGAGCGGGTGTCCCTCGCGGTCGTCCCGTGGATCGGCTACGCGTACATCCGCCTGCTCCACGCGACGATGCGCCTCGAGTTCCGCGGCCTCGAGTTCCTCGACGAGGCCCGGGAGGCCCCCGGCCAGTTCATCCTGGCCTTCTGGCACTCCCGGTTCGTGATGATGCCCTACGCGTACCCGGGGGAAAGGATCACGGTGCTCTCGAGCCGGCACCGCGATTCCGAGTTTCTCGCGAGGATCCTCCTGCGATTCGGCCTCGATCTGTCGAAGGGCTCGAGCACGCGCGGCGGCGCCGCCGGGCTCATGGAGATCCTCCGCAAGGTCAAGCGCGGTTACGACGTGGGCATGACGCCCGACGGACCGAAGGGGCCGCGTCGGCGGGTGAAGGCGGGGGTGATCGCGGTGGCGAGGCTGTCGGGATTGCCCATCGTCCCGGTCACGTTTTCCGCCGCGCGGGCGGGACGCTTGAAATCCTGGGACCGAACGCTCTTGCCCCGGCCGTTCTCCCGCGGCGTGTTCCTCTACGGGCCGCCGATCCGCGTGTCCCGCGAGGCCGGCGACGACGAGGCGGAGCAGAAGCGCCTCCGTCTCGAGTCGGAGCTCGACCGGCTGACGGACGCTCTCGACGTCGAATTCGAGATCGGCGTCGAGGAGCCGCGGCCTCCCCCGACGGCGCCATGA